The region gcaatggacaaaatcgtcatcatttctacattacagtctcccaacattgaaaaatggggggtggggaaggggcgagtgtaagctgaatgtacatttgcaactattatacaaaataatacggaactatcacatatttggctccgattgcgtgcttttaacaccagaacgtgcaggtgtggcaacgaatttccgccaaggttgtaggtaacgaaacatcctagatggtgcgATGTTGGATCCTGGGGTGcgatcctatccttatttgaaatgatttatcaaaatgaacaatttgacatctcttttggcaaaatcggagcactttgatgtgtTTGACCCCCATAGAGtcaaaaaacgtgacctttgacttttcaagaacggtacgtcctagataggtcaaactatactttttctgaatccttgtgactagaggaatacatttgaatggtttttaacacaatttgagcaaatttgaccctgtgtaaagttcgatgaccttttccgccaaaagctactccggttcaattgctatcatgcatttttgtgtagctcatgatgtcaactatctctggtagcagtgcagctttgcccccccAACTGGTACCAAACACCCCATCGGAGGATGTCAGGCTAACACGCTTTTAGGTTTCACTTTAAAACCATAATATTGTGACCACAAAGCATTTATACAAGATATCTAGAACGCAATTTTAAGCATCTAAAACAATTTCGATATATGCCTGCCAATAGAAGCTGCCAAAGGAACAATATGggacaagtttgatataaaattggatcgattgagcccatatttattggtcgagctatgagttttaaaaatattggacgagacgcagTCGAgcccaatattttcaaactcatagcgagaccaataaatattgggcgtaaagcatccaattttatcaatattatgtgttggatccaatattttcacacacttggattcatcaaaacataatattgattaaaatcggaactttttgtttttaatatgtgAACCCTCTCAGATCAATTGAACATTGATTTGACCTTTTTATTATTAGAGGAATACATCGGTTTGGTTTGTaaccaaaatttgacccctacATAATCGACCATATTCACCCTGTAGCTTGAAAATCCATGGATGTAACCAGGGGTTGTGACGCAtctccaaataaataaaagtacaaaaggCTCTACTTTTTCCCGGCACTTTTTAGGAGAAGAATTAAAAAAAGTATCCAAGTAGGTtaaaattataaagaaaaaatcaaaGGGACCACTCTTTCATATTTAATCGTTCAAATTtgctctaactctgatcgcttaagaaagattaaccacaaataTCCACTAACCGCCCCTCCCGGATTTTTtttgggcggcgcggtcactggactttcgcaaTTCGTCTTTCTTGTGCCATGtaagatagtgatcatagtgtgaaatgtgtatacTCTGGTAActaaaggtcctactcgtcggactagacTTAAGTCCATTTtaggcaccacatcgaatttggtcctacagaactatcggtgcccggttaggtaccgatgactcttaacatcactccctggggatgtaataaattgtagcaagcataataattaacagttgcactgtacaaatgttcagggtacgataaaagtGCCAACGGTACCTCTTCggtcaccgatagcgctataggaccaaaaagatGTTGTACCTTGTTATGGCGCTGATTTAGCAGCTGCCTCGTCAATATGTTGCTCCCAATATATGTCCGGTTTTTGACCGGATTGTGTCTTGTTTTGTGGATAATTTTGTTGCATCGTGCTTTGGAATATATACTCCTTCAGAATGCGACATTTCCAGACTCGGATGGATTGCAGCAAAGCGGGAATTTTGAACTGAATTCTCCGACTGTGAGTACATATAATAGCAGTTGGTACAACACGGGCAATTCAATCCATTCCCATCTTGATCAGTTACCTATCAATAACAATCGGATGATTTACCATGGCTCATTGATCAGTAATTCAACAGTGATCAGTAATTCAACTGCtgatcaaaacattgatcacagTGCTGAAAGGTACACCCGTTCCGATCTATTGGCTTACGTGACAAGAACTTACATCTTACTGAGGATACTTTCAACACAATCAAATCTCTTGGTATTGATCGTCGTCGTAGAGGCCGTAGAGCCGGATCTCACATGATTAAGAAAAATCACTCGTCTTCTAGTACTAGTAGTATCAATAACGAAAACTCGAATAATCGGCAATTTGATTCTCACAATAACTCTGCCATATCCGCACCCCCTTTTAAAGGTTTACAATTCCCTCACAGTTCATTGCTGGAATGCGAATTCCATTGGCAATAAAGACGTAATTCTGGTTGATCATATTATAGACTATGACGTTGACATCATGTTCCTTGTTGAGACTAAGCTTTCCCCTGATGAGACGGTGATACTTGGACAATGTACTCCTCCAGGCTATAAATTCATAAGCCTTTCCAGACCCAAAAAGGATGGTGGAGGAGGGATCGGTACTGTATACAAAGAGAACATTGAACTTAGTATTACTCCTTCCAGTTTCACTACAGTCAACTTTGAGTATTGTATCGCTACTCTTAAAAACTCTGTTCAGTTTGTTGTGGTTTATCATCCCCCACCATCAAAAGTAAACGGACTAAAGAGATCTGAATTCCTGGAAGATTTTGAGGTTTTCCTTGAAGAACTGTCTGTTATACCTACTGAAGTTGTCCTTGTTGGTGATTACAATATTCACGTTGATGAACCGCTTAAACCAGAGACACGTAAATTCAATGATATTCTGTCCAGCAATGGTTTTCGTCAATTAATCACTGAAGTAACTCACAAAAAGGGACACACCCTTGATTTGTTAATCACGAATGAAAATGATAACACCATCCAGAGACATGCTGTTCTTCCACCATTTTACTCAGATCATCGCATTATTACTTGTTCCATCAACCATGCAAAACCTCCACCTGTAAAATCGGTTATTCGCTCACGCCAATTTGGTAAAATGAAACCTGAACAGTTTACCGAACTTTTGCAAAAGCGCATGTCTGAGTTCCCTCTTGACTGTGAGGATCCAAATGTCCTTACTGATGCTTATGTGTCCTTAACAAAGTCTGTGCTTGATGAAGTCTGCCCTATTACCACCAGGGAGCGTACTATAAGACACAGACTACCTTGGTACAACGAAGACATCCATCTAGCCCGGCGCATCAGAAGACGACTGGAACGAAAGTGGCGAAAGAGTCAATCTGAGGAGGATAATGAAGAATTTGTCGCTCAAAAGAATCAAGTCATTAAACTTATCACTGACTCTAAAATTGAGTATTTCTCCAAAAAGTTCTCTGAATCAAATGTCAAAGATATGTATGCTACAATTAATGGGTTGCTTAACAAATCTCAAAAAATTCTACCTGTTCTTGACTGTCCTGATCAAGCTCTTGCCAAcaagtttctttctttttttattgaaaaagttGAGAAGATCAGGGCCAATGTTAATGTTTCTCCTAGTTCTGCTGATGATTGTGTTGCGGATGCTGACTCTGTAGAAATCAGTAATCCCCGCAGTAATCTTGATGCTAACATTAACTGTTGCTTAAACACATTCACTCCGCTATCTGAGACAGATATTGAGAAGATCATAAAAAGGTTTCCTAGTAAAACATGTAACTTAGATACTCTGCCGACTTGGCTTGTAAAGGATAATCTTCCGATCTTGTTGACGATTTTCACAAAAATTGTCAACAGTTCGTTAATGTCTGGTATTTTTCCAAATGCACTCAAAGAGTCTATCATTACTCCTGTAATCAAGAAATCCAATCTTGACAACAATATGTTAAAGAACTATAGGCCAGTGGCCAACATGAAATTCATGTGTAAGGTAATTGAAAAGGCTGCGTCATGTCAGGTAGTCACACATGTCGACAACTACAACCTGGGTGAAGTGAACCAATCCTCCTATAAGAAGTCTCACAGTACTGAAACGGCCCTTTTAAAGGTAAAGAACGACATCCTCCAGTACGTGGACCATGGTAAAGTTGTCTTCCTGGTGCTGCTTGACATGTCAGCAGCCTTTGATACTGGTGGATCACCATATCCTGTTGAATAGACTCAAATCAGATTTCAATATCGATGGCACAGTCCATTCCTGGTATAGGTCATATTTTAACCACCGAAACGTCAGAGTTGTAATTAACAACGACATGTCTAATGAACATACGCTCACCTACTCATTACCCCAGGGTTCCATCATTGGCCCTCAGTGTTTCATCATGTATACCATTCCCGTTGGTGAAATCATTCGTCGTTATAGCATATGCTTTCATTGTTATGCGGACGATATACAGCTTTATGCTGCTTTTGAACCCAAAGTCAGTGGTGACCGTGAGCGTGTGCTTAATAACTTGTCTGCTTGTATTTCTGATATTAACTCCTGGATGGTTAGTAACAAGCTGCAGCTCAATCAGGACAAAACGGAATTTTTCATCATTGCCACCAATAGAGCTCTCAATAAGCTTCCCGTCATTGAGCTGAGCTTGGGCAACCACTCAATCAAACCATCTGCCAATGTTAAAAACCTAGGTGTTGCTGTTTGATGGAGCTCTAAATATGTCTTCCCATATTAGCAATCTTTGTAAAACTCTCAATTTTCACATCCGTAACTTATGGCGCATACGACGTTTTCTCAGCCAGGATGCGTGTCATCATGCCGTCAGAGCACTTGTCTTGTCTCGCATAGATTATGCCAATTCCCTTATGTATGGTGCCCGTGAAATGGACCTAAAACGGCTGCAGCGTCTCCAAAATAAGGCAGCCAGGCTGATCTTTGCATGTGGACGAGACAGGTGCTCTGCCGATTTGTTGAATACCCTCCATTGGCTCCCGGTAAAGGAAAGAATGAACTTCAAGATCATGTTGCACATATTATACAACTGCATATCAGGTACTGCTCCGGCATATTTACAAGATCTTGTCACGCTTTATAATCATCCAGAATCATCTAGAAGCAGTCGCAGGCTTCGCTCATCATCTGACAAAACAAGGCTCTATACAGTTCGCTCCAATGAAAGAGCCGGGGATTGCTGTTTCACCGTTTTCGGGCCCCAGCACTGGAACAAGCTCCCTGTTTATGTCAGAGAAGCGAAATCTGCGGCTGCTTTTAAGCGGCTTCTGAAGACGTACTTATTTCCAAATGTgtaattattgttgttgtttttatattgtttttcttatgttttttttgttttttgttttggagcaaaaacgctgtgttatttgtagagcgctatagaaatgtgctttaataataatacCTTAGGGGAGTTACGTCCACTTCattttgccacccccccccccctccatcacCGCAAAATATCATGGCTACTCCCATGTTgaaaacaactttttaaacaaCTACATGGATCTTACAACTGCAGCCGATCTCGTCACTGTGATCAGTACATTCGAATTGGTTGTCACATACGTCATCTGGTCTGATGCACTCTCCATTGTCACATTCAAAGCGTTCAAGAACATATGATCCGCCTTTACCTGTAGTAAATATGTAAAAGTTAAATACCACTATTTAGGCTCAccgttagaccctccctcgggtccatggagagcAACCGGTAATGTAGATTAtgataacattaaataaacccgatacatggaccctcccaataTGTAGACAATTTCCCTTCcacttcccagcattttgtgggaattcactttcaccgatcctgggtcagacgagATTTCTATATATCTCACTatggtctcactgtcttgccgtttgtgtaagcggctacttagcctgaccgatcaatgtagatctcagcaagcaaggcgatatttgaagtggttttcaatgatagtctattgatcataaccaacgcgcgcgcaaaattaCAATAGAACTGAGTCGTGCATGTTATGTGCCCACCATATTTGAATTGAGAATGGGGCGGAGCTATTATAATTGACGCCACAGTCACgttgcttgataattatttggaaggaccttttctattcaaaatgtaacagtctcggattaggagagctattataaaaaaaataaacaatttggtCTGGAGCGCTATAACTATGTTGCTGGcagttagggcttagtggtgtgttggtaTTATTCtgtggagtgaaggagaaggtggtatTAGCTCTAAGTGTTTACacagagatggaaccgagactgtgggacagtctagctCACCGTAGGCTGGTTAGTGcttgaaaagaaaaagaggaaatattttcttgcatggcatctgaaaagggcGCTTAAGAATAACAGAAAAATACCAAGCTATATAATCAAAACTGTGTACATTTCAGAATAATATGCAGAAATgggagcgattaccgaatagggtgcaactctactagtcttattacaagactgccttaccccaaccataaaccctaaccctatactccgtaaacgaggactggattcaagtctagcaagttgcaccatATGTTTTCTTATGGTCTTTTACACTTCAGTCTCAAAAAAGTGTCAGGTCATCAcatattgaaattttgatcatTTCTGATGATGCCTTTTCACTGTGAGAATTCCATGTATGAGAAAATCGTACTTGAAATTACATATTGTTATATAAAATTAGTGCTATTGATCCATTGAACTATTAAATTACCTAAGAGTTAAGTTGAAAATTAAGCAgtgttttgcttttcaaatttttaaaaaaatataatgttACATCCAAACAGCGGCGAGGACAGTTGTCTTTCCGCGCATTCTTGCCATCCATAGCACGCATAATGTATATGTAATGCTCTTCTCATGCATATGCCTCCTATATTTCTTCACGACGGGCTTCAGCATGTTCAACAAGATTGTTTTCAATTTTAGTgtcaaattaatgcaatttttggtGCCCCCTTGCGCTACCTATGCAAGTCAGATCCATGTGGACGCATATAATATTGTAATATAAGCAGACCcgtacgcttttttggtcaaaaatgggccaaattttgggaagaaagtccactttccaCGAAATtaccccccccttgggaaaaaagtccactttttcaaaatcagcacccccccaaaaaaaaaatcctgcgtacgggcctgaataTAAGGTTTCACTTGGCATGATTTTTTCTTTAAACTCACAAAATGTTGCACAGTTTGTCTCGTCACTGCCATCTTCACATTGCACCATGCCGTCACACCTAGAATCCAAATAAGACACACACTCACCACTACCACATTGAAAGCCTAGTGGATTATCACCTGTGGGCAGAATATAAGCCATTATTATGTTTAGTGGTTTGCTTTCTTCAGCATTTTGACACTATTCTGCGATCGGAACTGGTTGTGATTTCGTACCCTAGTGTACCTGGGCGCAATTGTGTAAATATGACAAAATATATCTAAGTTGGAAAGTAGTGGTCAATTGTCATAATAttgtgaattttgtttttgtttatacgTTGGGTTTGGGTTCATgaatacagtggcgtaactagggggcaggggggcaacgtgccccgggcgccacccttagggggcgccaaattcaccaattcaacatcgattctgcgcccatccaagcgatgaaagtcaaaatttcagcatttcagcacaaaatcaattgaaagaacattttaagaccgatattcaacttctagtaaccaaaattaattagtggtaggccttatttctccaaaatttcgcgcgcaaAAATGGGGGGGTTATGTATCCTTTGCCCTGGgtaccacaacccctagctacgcgtAAAAAAATCCAGGGGTGGCTAGGAAGCGATGTCGACCCTGGagtcaaaaataaactagcaagagcaaccgttggcggcgcgagaatttactaagctgtcttgagccatgtgactttttagagttgaaaagagtgaaataaatcaagcaaaaatacgagtaaatattagcaagttgtattttatcagtttcaagtgaaagaatacttcttagtgttgataaatatcaagaaatctcaaatacgggtgtggacgaatgtgcctccccttactctggccttacacctttgtttccaatggacattttatagtaaaatgtcattgtacaaggaatacataaaaaaaacattccacatagcccccgaatgaaaagtatttaattatctttgtaatcactcaaaaagcatttggtgtgaattttacatctggactagaggctattaaatttttatgtgcctttttattttacatgtaaagcctatgggggcgacgattagaaatggacggcactattgaaaaaccctcattttgggccattttagacactaaaatgcccataaaaaaagaatagcctctagttcggatgtaaaattcacacacaatgctacctgagtgagtacaaacataattaaatacatttcattcgggggctatatcaaaaacaaaaaatgtcctataccctaatggttatggaacaactCATTAGTAATTAGCCTACTGATAGTTTAGTAACATTCATATTCACCCAAAACCTGATTTACGGCAAAATAATGAAATTCAAAACAATAAAGTCAAAATTGCAAACTCACCAAAAATGTCTTTTTGAGTTTCGCATGATTGAGGGCtcgctcggtcacccaccttattttgtgtgggacctgagagcacatcggataccaaattgcaatctgaatacgaggaatgtccttctgatatcaaataattttgattgttttttaatgagcgatataatacaaattatggcgaattattaaaaatttcacattttttgacagtcctcgaagtaagctATATAAATCTAAAGATATATTCTTAAAAATGCATGTAGCTAGGATGAAAAACCGGCCAATcatatgaaaaatttgacctttcttattgaagatatgcatgaagtttcccaaaagacctaaatctTCAGGTTTTTATGATATTATAGCAACATGCATCACATGGATATGCTCATCCAACTTTCCACTTCGGAATATATCACCTGATTTTCTTTTGGTGGTGGTTGTAAGGAAGGGGTTGAAATTGTCATTTATCCCCCATTGCTGCGATTACAATAATTGATAAGATAGGAAAGTGTTCTTACAAGAACAGTCGTGTTCGTCACTGGCATCTAGACACACTGCATCAAAATTACAAGCACCGTGTATATCGATGCATTCTCCACTGCCACATAGGAAGTCATTTGTTGTATTACCTAAGTGTAAATTCAATTCATTTCAGATTGTTATAAAggttgaacgtttggacagtatttattgtgggacatgagagcacatcagacatatcgaattgcattgtgaatacgaggaatatcctgatgatatcaaataattttaattttttcaaattcgcgatataatacacattttatggcaaatgattaaaatttgatattttttacatttaacagtcatcgaagtaaactttataaatctaatgatatgttcttaacgtgtatgtagctgggatgaaaagccgacgatcaattgaaaaatttgacctctcgtattgaagcTATGGGTTGTTTCCGCcgaaagaccaaattttttttggttgTCTTTTTGTGAaacatacgaaaggtcaaaattttcaattgatcgtcggcttttcctcccagctacatacactttaagtacatatcattagatttagaaagtttacttcgaggactgttaaatattaaaattttaaaaatatcataattttaataaaatttgtattatatcgcaaatttcaaaaaaaatcaaaattatttgatatcagaaggacattcctcatatgtgacccctcagcacaactgagcccggatgtcgccagtgccactattgagatatgctcaatcgaacttaacaataaacaataggaaacaaaggatttattgactgttttattgattttcactacttaaatgtcaagtactatagacatgatatacatcattttaaagctaatttcaagcagaatattttggttgaatatctcaaaaatgatgattggcgacttcagggctcagttgtgctgagggtcaCATATTCAGAactcaattcgatatgtctgatgtgctctcatgtcccacaaacaatactgtcgaaacgttcataccagagcctttaataatattgataatatgatgatgatcaaaatgatgatgacgacgacgacgatgatgatgatgatgaatgatgatgatgatgataatgataatgatgatgatgatgatgatgatggtgatgatggtggtggtggtggtggtggtggtggtggttgtggtggtggtggtggtggtgacgaAGATAATGATGTATACGTTAAGGTTGGttttaatgggtttttttacgtttttcaacaatttttccAAAATTACTCAGTTGGTAATATGTGCCATATTCACACTCTtacacaaattattattattgttgttgttatcatATCAATATATTTCTGGGTGGGTGACAAAAACGGCTGTGCgttaatgttttttaaacatttatggATATTTCGAATATTAAGCAATGTGATTTTGGAATCTTGGAAATAATTAAGTGTCTCCAAATAACGAATATCGTCAAGGTCAATACTTACATGGACAGTTGATTTCGTCCGATCTATCGTCGCAATCAAACTCCTTGTCACATCGCCAAGATGGAATATCACCTAATTGTTCAAACGAGAAAAAACGACTGTGCGTTTCCTATCACACTTCTATGAAATGTTTTAAGCATTTTATGGAAGTGTTTCGAGTAACGGAAAGCAATGTGATTATGGAATCCGTGAAACAATTCAGTGTCTGCAAATAACGTCAAGGTCAATACTTACATTGACAGTTGCTTTCGTCCGATCTATCGTCGCAATCAGAATACTTGTTACATTGCCAAGAATTTGGTAGGCAAGCCAATTCACCATATCTTACACATTGAAATTCAGTCGAAAAATCACAAGCTGTAAATCGATTCAAGTTCAAGTAATTATTACATTTATCAGATCGACTAATACTCATTTGTTAGGTGACTTGTTAAACGTATTGGGCGATTTCAGTTGATAtttatacaccccttatggaaaacatgaccttaatctcccacataaggGGTGTATATATTAAATGGAGTTCATAGGGGTGCaggaatttcaactagaatagctcatAGTCAAAGTTAACAGAGAGATAAcacatcgtaagtgcagtttgaaGTGCAGTATTGTTGTTGCTTGTAAGACTATCGTACGTGCCACTTACGTTAGTCGTTTGTTGTGCACTCGTTTTGAGTttcagtgaacatggtgaaaacaTAGAAAAACTTAACATAAATCAATATTGTTATTCTTAATTTAATTATtagattttgaaaataattaaataatacatTCTATAAAGAACAAAGGGATTTTTTCATTCTTACTAATTTGTTTACTGACCTCAATCTTTTCCATTTTGCCATTTACATAAGTCTTGCATTTATTTGTGCGCTCGTTTTTAGCTTGCGTGCAAACATATCGTAAGCAATAATAACAATAGTCAATCTTGTACTCGAACCCAACTTGGAACGAGTGTGGAATGCAAGACTAATGTAAGTGCCACGTACATCGTATAACATTCTTGCACCCCAACAGTAAGACCGAATTATACTATATACCGATTGTGTTTCACCGATTTCATCTAAGATGCCTACCAGGACACATATCTTCATCACTCGTATCACCACGGCCACAGTCATCTTTATTGTCGCAAACTTTGTCCATCTCAATGCATCTTCCACTAGCACAGTTAAACATATCATTAGGACAACACAATAATTCATCGTTATTGCCAGCGCAGTCAGGAAATTTATCACAAACCCAAGATATCGGTATACACTGTTCATCTTGGCCACACTGGAATTCATCATCACCGCAGTAAGATTCTGTGTGTTACAAATGATGAGAATTATAATACATTAGAATGCTGCGTGGAACATAGTAACCTTAGCAATGAAATTTGACTACAAACATGTTAATTTTCCCAACTGGTTTAGCGAATTAGAGTAGCCTATAAATTATACGAATTTTTGATTTTATCattctctaccgtgtgatagtcgacatgcaggtccaatattttgatgcGCCGGTATCCACTAATAacgccccccccacacacacacattttgtgATGGGGGACACAAAACGTGAGCGCAAATGGTGGAAAACTCTCAGTGACTCTGATCGCGATGAATATCTTGAACAAAATAAAGTCGTAAATAACATGATTGTTCAATCTAAGAAAGATCATTTCAGAAATGTTTTAGCTGATGCTGATGCAAAGACAATGTATCGGACTACACTTCTAAATACTGGTAGCTCAAATGGTACTTTATCAACGTGTATCTCAAATGAAACACTCAGTAATAATTTTGCTAATCATTTTGAGGACAAAGTGTCAAAAATAAGGTCTGAGCTTGATGATCAATATGTTACTGAAACTGTAAATATGTGTTCAGCTGATGATGACGGTGTTGTTTCTACCATGTCACAGACACCTACTGATAATGTGTGCAATAGTAATCATGTTAAGTCATCTACTGATAATATGTGCAATAATGTTCATGTGTTTGATATTTTTTCCCCTGTTAATGAAGCTGAGGTTCAAAaaatcatatccaaaatccccaACAAAACTAGTTTTCTCGATCCGCTTCCCACGTGGTTGTTGAAGGAATGTACTGACATCATTGCCACTTTTGTTGTTTCACTAATAAATAACTCTTTCAGTGCTGGGTCTTTCCCTTCCATCCTTCGTGATGCAGTTACTTCACCTCTCATCAAGAAATCCACCCTCAACCCAGACGTGTTAAAACATTACCGTCCAGTGTCTAATCTTCCTACACTTGGTAAAATTATTGAATACCCAACTGTTTCAAGGTTCAATGATCACCTTCAGTCTGAAAACCTTACTGAAGAATTCCAATCTGCTTACAAGCCAGGACATAGTACTG is a window of Amphiura filiformis chromosome 2, Afil_fr2py, whole genome shotgun sequence DNA encoding:
- the LOC140141940 gene encoding uncharacterized protein, with translation MTEYNNWDNAQILSKECNANARYIKKSIWIRIQRYEQRRGGPLPKSRVLPSPDYYDVDIMFLVETKLSPDETVILGQCTPPGYKFISLSRPKKDGGGGIGTVYKENIELSITPSSFTTVNFEYCIATLKNSVQFVVVYHPPPSKVNGLKRSEFLEDFEVFLEELSVIPTEVVLVGDYNIHVDEPLKPETRKFNDILSSNGFRQLITEVTHKKGHTLDLLITNENDNTIQRHAVLPPFYSDHRIITCSINHAKPPPVKSVIRSRQFGKMKPEQFTELLQKRMSEFPLDCEDPNVLTDAYVSLTKSVLDEVCPITTRERTIRHRLPWYNEDIHLARRIRRRLERKWRKSQSEEDNEEFVAQKNQVIKLITDSKIEYFSKKFSESNVKDMYATINGLLNKSQKILPVLDCPDQALANKFLSFFIEKVEKIRANVNVSPSSADDCVADADSVEISNPRSNLDANINCCLNTFTPLSETDIEKIIKRFPSKTCNLDTLPTWLVKDNLPILLTIFTKIVNSSLMSGIFPNALKESIITPVIKKSNLDNNMLKNYRPVANMKFMCKVIEKAASCQVVTHVDNYNLGEVNQSSYKKSHSTETALLKVKNDILQYVDHGKVVFLVLLDMSAAFDTGGSPYPVE
- the LOC140141946 gene encoding uncharacterized protein, coding for MSNEHTLTYSLPQGSIIGPQCFIMYTIPVGEIIRRYSICFHCYADDIQLYAAFEPKVSGDRERVLNNLSACISDINSWMVSNKLQLNQDKTEFFIIATNRALNKLPVIELSLGNHSIKPSANVKNLGVAV